TGTATCACGGACGTTAGTCGCGTTAACATTGCCTGCAGTTCATCAGGAACTGCGGCAGAATATGTATCGGCTTGCTCTTCATTTCGTTCAGCCCGCTCCACATAGTTTCGTAATAGGCCGATCAGCTGAGGGTCTGTTTGGGGCGGCGCACCTGCGGGTGTGATTCCTTTGAATTTGTTCAGAATAGACATATAATTTCATTTCTCCTCATCTAGTGGTGTCAAATGCATCGGGAAGGCTAGAATGAGTATATAACACACATGAGATTTAATATATAAATTTATATTTAAAATTTAATATAAAACAGCGGCAGAATAAGACTTGACAAAAAGTCTCAGACTGCCGCTGTTATTTGACTAACGTATAGCGTTATTTTAAAAATTTCCGGAGAAATCTAATCCACTTGGGCTCGTATGCTTGGCTAATTGGAAGCCCTTTATAATAAATATTATAAGGGTCCATTGCCCAGAGCTTTAAAAGTCCTTCAGGAACATCATACTTATTTACAGGTGAGTTAAGATCTGCTCTAAAAAAATACTCATTACATGCAACACAGTACAAAATCAGCGATTTATCAGAGACGTATGCATAAACATTAAGCTCAGTTTTACAGGCTTCACATTTACACATCCGATTGCGGTTTAGCCAATCAATAAGTAATTGCATGTTATCCCTCTTCCCTCATTACAAACAGTATGTTTGATTAAAGAATTCAAGAACAACATCACAATATCCTATCCGTTATCTCGGTTAAGTTAGTTCACTTGTATACTTTTTAAAATTTCATTGAATTCTGCCTTGGCTTGTTGGCTAATCTTCGCTGGAAAAGCTGACACCAGGGTATAGATTTCATTATCTTTTTCGAATAAAACCATTTGATAAGTCAGCTTTTCATCTGTATCGCTCAAAGTATAGGTCAACTGTTTCGCATTAATTTTCCCTGCTTTTACGGACTGTTCTGTGATTTTCGAGGCATTCTTGTCCGTTATATCTTTTTTGACCAAGCTAATATATTCTTCAAGGTTCATACCTAATTCAGTCTTACTATAATGACTAATAATCAGCATGCTCTTCTCGGGTGAGATCAAGAACAACTGGCGATCTGCTGCATTCTCTACAGAAGAAGTTACATCACTCCAATCACTGTAGCCTGTGACCTTTATTTTTTTATCCTTGGTTGTAAAAGGCTGCTTCGTAGATATTGTGGCGGTCTGAATCTCCGCGAGCCAGCTCACCTTCGCGTCCACGGCCTCGCCGATGAAACGTAATGGCACGTAAGTACTTCCCTTGATGTTAGCAGGGGCTACTGTCAGTTTCTTCTGATTGCCATTAATCTCAGCAGTTGTTGAACCCAGTTTAAGCTTGATCAGCGTACCCGGTTTGCTTCCTTTAATCGTTTGCGTTGTGGAATCCCACTCAACCTTCAGTCCCAATGCTTCAAAAATAGCACGGAACGGAACCATGACCGATCCATTTTGCCGGATGGGCGGAGCTTGGAATGTCATACGCTCACCATTCAAATGCACCATGATTTCGTCGGGATTTGAAGGCGGTGCAGGTTCTGTAGTATCTTCATCAAGCACTTCGACGCCTTTGGCAGCGAGCGCGGTCAGGATTTTCTGTGCACCTGCATTCAGAGGATTATGGCTGATGGCAACCTCCTTAAGCTTCGGAAGAGTAGTTAAGACGCTAATATCCTCGACCAGATTATTCTCAAAGTAGACATGCTCCAGCTCCGGGTGATTTCTTAGCGGTTCAAGAGACTGGATGTGGTTATCTCTGATGATTAACCAGTTCAGATTGACTAATGGTTGAATTGGCGTCAGATCTTTAAGCTGATTATTGCCGATTAACAGATCGGTTAATTGCGTTAATCCTGCTAGTGCATCAAGCTTCTCTATGTTGTTCGAATCAAGATTAAGCTGCTCCAGCCGGGACAACTCCTGCAAAGGCTCAAGCGCAGTGATCCGATTGTCATTCAGAGCCAGGAAGGTGACTTTATGCAGCTTTTGAAGGGGCTCAATGTTGGTAATGCCCAGCCCAGGGAGCATTAAGCTTTTCATATTAACAGCGAGCTCTAGTCCGCTTAGACTGTTAATTTTCTGCTCAGGATCTTTAGGATAGAGGGAGGTTAGGCTCTGCAGATCTTCTGTGGTAAGGGGCGCGGCCGGCTTCTTCAGCTCGATACGAATTGCCTGTTCCAGATTCTTGTCTGAGATGAGAGCGGCTTCTGCAAATACGGATGGAATAGAAACGAAGCATAGCAGAAAAGCAAGTACAGCGGTGGATGCAAGTTTGATCGTCTTACACAAAATAAATTCACTCCTTGAAATGTCATAGTGACTAGATTCGACATTTATCTACCTTTTCCTTTAAAGGAGCATAAGGGAGTACTCTGCAAAGTATTTTTTGCAAGAGGAAATGGTTGGATTTTCTACACTTGCAGATGGACGATTAGGCCATAGTAGGATAGGAGTTGGAAAAAAGGCACTTAATTTTGCATATTTGCTGCTAAGGAGCGAGACTGAAGCTATTTAGTTGTACAATTTCCACTTGCTTCCTCCGTTTCTGCTAAAATCAATAAAAGAAGATACGTTTATCCACCTACTTGCTGCCAAGTAACTTCGACAACTAGGTAGACCATACCAAAAAGGCACCCCGCTGACGGGGCACCTTATCTTGAATATGTGATTATAGCCGGTTAAGTTAGGGTGGATTGCAGGAGCATGCGCTTAGGCCTCCAACTCCTCTGTGGTCCAGTGCAGCTGGACGCCGAGTGCAATCAATTGCTGCTGATAAGCCTCCAGATGCTCCGTATTTCCCCTGACCGCCGATGGTTCGACCTGTTGCCTGATGGCATAAGCCGCAAGGGCTCCCGCCGCTTCGCCGATGTTCCATTCCGTGGGGTGCAGGCGGTAGCAGCCATTCGCAATCTGGGTCATGGATATGTTCTTGCAGGCCGGGAGCAGGTTCTTGACCCTTACCGGGATTAATGCTCCAAGAGGAATCTCATAAGGATGATTCGGGATATAAAAGGTACGCTGGCTCACTGTCGTGGGATGAAGATCCAGATGATAGCTGCCTACCCCGACGCTGTCCTCATAGCGCTTAGGCCCGGCCGGTCCGCGCAGCTCCTTGCTTACATCCTGCTCCGCTATCGTGTACAGCCCGCGAATACGCCGGGATTCCCGGATATACGGGGCCTTGGCCAGCCCGTCCTCCGTGCCGAGCACATCCCCGCGCAGCCGTACACCCGGGTAGCCCTTCCCTCCGTCCAGGCGGGGCGCTTCGGTCTGAAGCCAGTACACAAGTGCGAGGGTGAGCTGCCGTGCTCCCTCCAGATGCCGCTTCCGCTCCTCCGGCGATACGCCGATAATTGGCCCGGCATAGTAATCGTTCAGAGCCCAGTTTAGCAGAGTGACTTCTCCGTCATTCAGCGGCTCCGTCCAAATTGCCGGGTCTACGATCCGCCGGTAATCCCACAGGGAGACAATCCCCTGCTCATTCGGGAACATCGTGAACTGCTTCAGCTTGGTCGTATCGTCAGCATCTGAAGCGTACCAGCTTAAGATCGGATATTGCGAGAACGAGGGGACATATTCGCGCCAGTAATCATAACCTCTTGGACGCGGGATTATAAAGTCTCCGCCCGGCACATAGTCCACCGCCGCCACATGGGTGATCGATTGCATGTCGAGCGGGTCCGCGAGTTCTAATGCGTGCGGCTCCCCTGTCTCGCTGCGGGCTTCTGCGCCGCTGACATGCTCCACTCCGGCCAGCGGCAGCAGATCGCCGCACTCCGTGGCATCCAGATAGTAGGCTCCCCTCAGTTTGATCAGGTCACCGCCCGATCCCTGCCGTACAGTCACTCCAGTAACGTAATTCCCTTCAGTATCGGCCGTAACCGGCACCGTATGATAGAGCACCTCAATCCGTCCGGTGTTCACATACGAAGCCAGCATCTCCTGCAGAACAGCCAGTGCCACCTTCGGTTCATGTGCCAATCGGCTGACCCAGCCGTTGCCGGGATTCAGTATAGGGTTGCTCCTGGCAGCTTCCGTAAGCGGATAATTCCGCCTGTAATACTCCCTGACTCTGCTGCGGAACTCCCGGTAAGCTGCGGTACTGCCCGATTGCTCAATCCAGCGGTGCTCATCCGGCGGCACGGCCTGGGAGGTCAATTGCCCGCCCAGCCAGTCCGTCTCCTCTGTCACAAGTACGCGCAGCCCTGCCTTGGCTGCGGCCAGTGCCGCCGCCGTTCCTCCAAGGCCGCCGCCGATAATTACAACATCCGAACACTTCTCCTGTTCGCCAGTCATCTCTCCATCTCCTCCCCGCCGCAGCAGTTAGATCTGCCTTGCGCCTTCGGCGCGGCGCAGCCGTTCCAGAGCCAGCCGGGCCGCGCCGAAGCAGCCTGCCCGGTTGCCCAGCTCCGCTGGCACGATCCGGGCGGCCAGACTGCCGTCCGCCTGCCCGGCCAGCAGCGGCCACCAAACCGCGCGGCTCTGGATGACCCCGCCGCCGATAATAATCAGCTCGGGGTCTACCGCCGCCCCGATGTTAGCTGCCACCAGCGCCAGGTCCGCTGTGAAGCGCGCAAGCACTGCCAGCGCTGCCGCGTCGCCCTGCTTCGCCGCCGCCATAATCTCCAGCCCGTGCGCATGCGCACGGCCGGTCTCCTCCAGTGCCAGCCGCAGCAGCGCCTGGCCGGACACATATTGCTCCGCGCAGCCGCGCTTGCCGCAATTACAGGGGCGGCCTCCCGGCACCAGCACGCTGTGCCCCCAGTCGCCACCGCTCCAGGCGGCTCCGCGCAGCAGCCGGCCTTCCGCCAGATTCGCCCCGCCGACCCCGGTGCCCAGGGTCAGCATGACCAGGCTCGCCCTGCCGCGTCCCGCGCCCAGCCAGGCCTCGCCCAGCAGCGCCGCGTTGGCATCGTTATCGGCCGCCGCAGGCCGCCCGAAAGCAGCTTCTGCCCACTGCGTAAGCTGCATGCCCTCCCAGCCGGGCAGATTGTCGGTGGCGTAGACCACCTCGCCCGTATTCGCATTCACCCTGCCCGCCGAACCAATCCCCAGCGCTTCCACGGCAGGATGCTCCGCCAGCAGCTCCTCCACCAGACTATGGAGCTGACCGAGAATAACCTCCCGGCCCAGCCGGGCCTCCGTGTCGCGCCCGGCTTCCGCCAGAACCACCCCCGCTTCATCGGTCACAAGCCCCTTGATGCCTGTCCCCCCGATATCTAAACCAATGACTTGCCGCATTCGCACCACCTCCACTACTGCGTCTGTACCACACAGAAACGGCGCTGCCATCCTTGTAGGAAAGGTAACTTTCTGGCGGCATAGAGCATGATCCCTGAGTAACAATACACCTGTAATCGGTTTTTCGATTACATCTGGCCGTCCGCCCACTCGCGAGCGCATTGTAATCGGTTTTCCGATTACATCTGGCCATCTGTCCTCTCGCCAGCGCATTGTAATCGGTTTTCCGATTACATCTGGCCATCTGTCCTCTCGCCAGCGCATTGTAATCGGTTTTCCGATTACATCTGGCCATCCGCCCACTCGCGAGCGCATTGTAATCGTTTTTTCGATTACATCTGGCCATCTGTCCTCTCGCCAGCGCATTGTAATCGTTTTTTCGATTACATCTGGCCATCTGTCCTCTCGCGAGCGCCTTGTAATCGGTTTTCCGATTACATCCAGCCATCTGCCCTCTCGTGAGCGCAATGTAATCGGTTTTCCGATTACATCTGGCCATCTGTCCTCTCGCCAGCGCATTGTAATCGTTTTTTCGATTACATCTGGCCAACGCGCTGTCCCCGACCCTAATGTGTTCGGTTTTCCGCCTACACGCCTCTTTCTCACACCCTAACTCAACAGACGAACTCAACGTCCGCTATATCACCAACGCTGTTCCCTTAACCGGCATGTAATATATAATTCATTTCTCCCAGTCGTTTCATTTCTCCCTACCGTTTCATTTCCCCCGCACCCTAATAAATCCGGTCAATAACCGCCCGGGCGGTCAGCTCCTTCATCCGCTTGGTCTCTTCGCCATGGAGCTGCTCCAGCCCCTGGCAGAGCAGGTCGATAATGAACAGCTGGGAGACCTTGGCCCCTACGGAGCCGCCTTCCAGCGGCGATTCCTTCCCGGCTGTCAGCAGCACAATGTCGGCAATTGAAGCAATCGGGGACTTGGCGTAATTAGTCATGGCAATGACTTTGGCCCCATTGTGCTTGGCCTTCATAAGCATATCATTCGTATCCAGCGTGCTGCCCGATACACTGATGCCAAAAGCGACATCACCCGGTCCCATCGTCACCGCCATCATCGCCTGGATGTGGCTGTCGGAGCTGGCTTCGACCCGACGCCCGATCCGCAGGAAGCGGTTCTTGGCATCCAGTGCCGTGATCCCTGAAGAACCTACGCCGAAGAACTGGATATGCCGGGCCTGATCCAGAGCCTCTATTGCCTGCTGCAGCTGCTCCCGGTCCAGCATGCCCAGACTGGATTGCAGTACACCGACCATCAGGGAATACAGATGGTCGGCGTAATCCCCTTCGCCTGCCCCCTGCTCGCCGTCCGTCAGAGTCTGCCGCTTCGGCAGCCCCTGTGCGAGCATCAGCTTAAAATCCTGATAGCCCTTGAAGCCGATTTTGCGGCAGAAGCGCATAACGGTAGTCTCGCCCGTTCCGGCAAAATCGGCCAGCTCAGTCACAGACAAATAGATCAGATTATCCGGATGCTCAAGCACACACCGGGCTACCTTTTGCTCAGCTTTGGTCATGGACGGGTAATACGTGTTGATCCGGTCATTCATTTCCATTAAGGTTCATCCTCACTTTTCTCGCCGCTGCTGCGAACGGCCGGGTGATCATCTGCGGCCGGGTAATTGCGGAGCCTACCACCACCGCGTAGGCTCCGAGCTCCAGCGCTGCCTCCACTTGGGCGGGCTGGCTGATCCTGCCTTCGGCGATGACCGGAATCTTCAGCCGCCGTGCAGCTTGCTCCAGCAGCTCCAGATTCGGCCCTTCCTGCTGGCGGGAATACAATGTATATCCCGACAAAGTGGTCGAGACACAGCTGACCCCAAGCGACTCGGCGTATAGCGCTTCCTCCAGAGTGGAGATATCCGCCATGGACGCTGCCGGGCTTGCCTTCAGCAGGTCTATGATCTGCTCCAGCGTAGAATGCTCCGGCCGGGTCTGCCGGGTCCCGTCAAAAGCTATAATATCCGCCCCCGCTTCCAGGAGTTCCTCAATCTCTCTAAGCGTAGGGGTAATATAGACGTCCGAATCCGGGTAATTGCGCTTCACGATGCCGATCACCGGCAGCGCAACCGCCTGCTTGATCGCCCGCACATCTGCTGCCCCGTTCGCCCGGATGGCGATGGCTCCGCCCTCCGCAGCCGCCACGGCCATCCGGGCCATGATCTCCGGCCCGTGCAGCGGCTCATCCGGCAGTGCCTGGCAGGAGACAATCAGCCCGTGGTGCAGGCTTTCCAGTATATTTTTGCTCAGGGTCCCCACCCTCTCTCTCGTATTCTACATCCATTGAACAAGTACAACATCAGAATTTAACAGTAAGAATTACTGTACCCAGCCGCATGCCAAGGGCTTGCGATGCCCCGTTTAAGGTATACGCGATATGCTTAAGTGCATTCTGTACAATTAAATCATCTGATGTTCCGCTTACGATTCGTTTAGTTGTATTTTGTACATTTAAAATGCCTGCAGTGCCTGTGTTTTGGCCCATTTGGGAAATTTAGTTGTACAGACTACATTTAGAGGAGTAAATCTATCCATTTCCTTGTTTTTAATTGCACAGAATACACCTATCTCTGAATGTTTGCTTCAATTGAAAATGGATAGAGTC
The window above is part of the Paenibacillus sp. FSL H8-0048 genome. Proteins encoded here:
- a CDS encoding ROK family protein gives rise to the protein MRQVIGLDIGGTGIKGLVTDEAGVVLAEAGRDTEARLGREVILGQLHSLVEELLAEHPAVEALGIGSAGRVNANTGEVVYATDNLPGWEGMQLTQWAEAAFGRPAAADNDANAALLGEAWLGAGRGRASLVMLTLGTGVGGANLAEGRLLRGAAWSGGDWGHSVLVPGGRPCNCGKRGCAEQYVSGQALLRLALEETGRAHAHGLEIMAAAKQGDAAALAVLARFTADLALVAANIGAAVDPELIIIGGGVIQSRAVWWPLLAGQADGSLAARIVPAELGNRAGCFGAARLALERLRRAEGARQI
- a CDS encoding stalk domain-containing protein, encoding MCKTIKLASTAVLAFLLCFVSIPSVFAEAALISDKNLEQAIRIELKKPAAPLTTEDLQSLTSLYPKDPEQKINSLSGLELAVNMKSLMLPGLGITNIEPLQKLHKVTFLALNDNRITALEPLQELSRLEQLNLDSNNIEKLDALAGLTQLTDLLIGNNQLKDLTPIQPLVNLNWLIIRDNHIQSLEPLRNHPELEHVYFENNLVEDISVLTTLPKLKEVAISHNPLNAGAQKILTALAAKGVEVLDEDTTEPAPPSNPDEIMVHLNGERMTFQAPPIRQNGSVMVPFRAIFEALGLKVEWDSTTQTIKGSKPGTLIKLKLGSTTAEINGNQKKLTVAPANIKGSTYVPLRFIGEAVDAKVSWLAEIQTATISTKQPFTTKDKKIKVTGYSDWSDVTSSVENAADRQLFLISPEKSMLIISHYSKTELGMNLEEYISLVKKDITDKNASKITEQSVKAGKINAKQLTYTLSDTDEKLTYQMVLFEKDNEIYTLVSAFPAKISQQAKAEFNEILKSIQVN
- a CDS encoding N-acetylmannosamine-6-phosphate 2-epimerase gives rise to the protein MSKNILESLHHGLIVSCQALPDEPLHGPEIMARMAVAAAEGGAIAIRANGAADVRAIKQAVALPVIGIVKRNYPDSDVYITPTLREIEELLEAGADIIAFDGTRQTRPEHSTLEQIIDLLKASPAASMADISTLEEALYAESLGVSCVSTTLSGYTLYSRQQEGPNLELLEQAARRLKIPVIAEGRISQPAQVEAALELGAYAVVVGSAITRPQMITRPFAAAARKVRMNLNGNE
- a CDS encoding MurR/RpiR family transcriptional regulator; its protein translation is MEMNDRINTYYPSMTKAEQKVARCVLEHPDNLIYLSVTELADFAGTGETTVMRFCRKIGFKGYQDFKLMLAQGLPKRQTLTDGEQGAGEGDYADHLYSLMVGVLQSSLGMLDREQLQQAIEALDQARHIQFFGVGSSGITALDAKNRFLRIGRRVEASSDSHIQAMMAVTMGPGDVAFGISVSGSTLDTNDMLMKAKHNGAKVIAMTNYAKSPIASIADIVLLTAGKESPLEGGSVGAKVSQLFIIDLLCQGLEQLHGEETKRMKELTARAVIDRIY
- a CDS encoding FAD-dependent oxidoreductase, which codes for MTGEQEKCSDVVIIGGGLGGTAAALAAAKAGLRVLVTEETDWLGGQLTSQAVPPDEHRWIEQSGSTAAYREFRSRVREYYRRNYPLTEAARSNPILNPGNGWVSRLAHEPKVALAVLQEMLASYVNTGRIEVLYHTVPVTADTEGNYVTGVTVRQGSGGDLIKLRGAYYLDATECGDLLPLAGVEHVSGAEARSETGEPHALELADPLDMQSITHVAAVDYVPGGDFIIPRPRGYDYWREYVPSFSQYPILSWYASDADDTTKLKQFTMFPNEQGIVSLWDYRRIVDPAIWTEPLNDGEVTLLNWALNDYYAGPIIGVSPEERKRHLEGARQLTLALVYWLQTEAPRLDGGKGYPGVRLRGDVLGTEDGLAKAPYIRESRRIRGLYTIAEQDVSKELRGPAGPKRYEDSVGVGSYHLDLHPTTVSQRTFYIPNHPYEIPLGALIPVRVKNLLPACKNISMTQIANGCYRLHPTEWNIGEAAGALAAYAIRQQVEPSAVRGNTEHLEAYQQQLIALGVQLHWTTEELEA